In one window of Hymenobacter nivis DNA:
- a CDS encoding PorP/SprF family type IX secretion system membrane protein gives MKRAFYLLLLPLLLLATAPARAQQIAQYSQYMNNNYLLNPGATGVEDYIDVKLSYRTQWTGLEGAPKSYYASASSSLGKWRSTSKRTIRDRHRPFHAIGGLVYNDVTGPTSRIGAYGSYAINLVLTNKIRMALGASVGMQQFAVDGDQLHFYDPTTRAGSAASRVLDGSVGLWVYSPDFYFGVSSAQLLGNKLNFSYGPNLVDAGAPGNTLRRHYFATAGVRLPIDDDWSLVPSVLVKAVDPAPLSVDLNAKLKYRDLLWFGASWRAFDSAVAMVGVSYEQFTLGYSYDAGISGLAGYHGGSHEVLLGLRLKKKAQVVCTNKFW, from the coding sequence ATGAAAAGAGCTTTCTACTTACTGCTGCTCCCGCTGCTGCTGCTAGCCACTGCGCCAGCCCGGGCCCAGCAAATAGCGCAGTACAGCCAGTACATGAACAACAACTACCTCCTGAACCCCGGCGCCACGGGCGTGGAGGACTACATCGACGTGAAGCTCAGCTACCGCACCCAGTGGACGGGCCTGGAGGGGGCCCCCAAGTCCTACTACGCCAGCGCCAGCTCCTCGCTGGGCAAGTGGCGCAGCACCAGCAAGCGCACCATCCGCGACCGGCACCGGCCGTTTCACGCCATCGGCGGCCTCGTGTACAACGACGTGACGGGCCCCACGAGCCGCATCGGCGCCTACGGGTCCTACGCCATCAACCTGGTGCTGACGAACAAAATCCGGATGGCGCTGGGCGCATCGGTAGGCATGCAGCAGTTTGCCGTCGACGGGGACCAGCTGCACTTCTACGACCCCACGACCCGCGCGGGCAGCGCCGCCTCGCGGGTGCTCGACGGCTCGGTGGGCCTGTGGGTGTACAGCCCCGATTTCTACTTCGGGGTGTCGAGCGCGCAGCTGCTGGGCAACAAGCTCAATTTCTCCTACGGCCCCAACCTGGTGGACGCTGGCGCGCCCGGCAACACCCTGCGGCGCCACTACTTCGCCACGGCCGGGGTGCGGCTGCCCATTGACGACGACTGGTCGCTGGTGCCGTCGGTGCTGGTCAAGGCCGTCGACCCGGCCCCGCTTTCAGTCGACCTCAACGCCAAGCTTAAGTACCGCGACCTGCTGTGGTTCGGCGCGTCGTGGCGGGCCTTCGACTCGGCCGTGGCGATGGTAGGCGTCAGCTACGAGCAGTTCACGCTGGGCTATTCCTACGACGCCGGCATTTCCGGGCTGGCTGGCTACCACGGCGGCAGCCACGAGGTGCTCCTGGGCCTGCGGCTCAAGAAAAAAGCCCAGGTTGTGTGCACCAATAAGTTCTGGTAG
- a CDS encoding gliding motility-associated C-terminal domain-containing protein, which translates to MGWLLALLLLLGGASATLAQTAPPAPPECAADEKFANTWYFGYKAGLDFNNLTVDSLNRSSLPKVLTDGAMDAPAGSGVMSDKNGKILFYSNGETVWNGDGTVMTNGTGLAGNRFTTDGPLPLKMPGIPMPGQPTRYLLFTLNSTVGLSYSEITIPAGGGPGTVILATRNTPLARGTAEKLTGVFHKNGCDIWVITHGWGDAKTGNDNRGDAFLAYRVQQAANYIGPVLIDAPIISTIGSLHAPSKAALGYKGQMKVTPDGQRLALARYSEVLGDSSSTVELFGFNTNTGTVSANPMVPYIVDKGAGKYYGVGFSPGSYLYATVMNPPKLLQFDISGNGPVPKPKDIPLKQKTPADLGSLQAAPDGKIYVARNNQPALGFITYPDSLGAKARYADDSLKLGGRLSGLGLVNFNQSSLLQFGFGAQSTACLEITFTSPPVNFALVSYSWDFGDGSPKSMLANPPHTFPSAKSYTVTLLITTGCFCRQIQFQVPVPGAPTPGSIGAAQTLCGGSTPAPLTSTAAPGAGTGQFTFQWQSSPDNTTWADINGANGPGFAPGPLTVTTYFRRLVTSGFCAPRTPTASVAITVLPVLTAGSITADQTVCAGSGAVPLMSTSLPIGGTGTFIYQWESSPDNIAWTAIAGATNATFVPGILAATTYFRRRVTSGPCGAVSNAVKLTVLPALLAGTIAANQAICLGAAPAPLTSETPATGGPGPIAYQWEFSPDNATWTAINGATGLAYAPGSLGSTAYFRRRASSPGTCAPVFSNVVVITVAPALAAGTIGSPQGLCPGATPAPLTSTAGASGGTGTYAYQWESSPNNSTWTPIAGATGADYAPGPLTATTYYRRRATSGVCGLEYSSSVALTLLPPLNAGSISASQTICTGTAPSSFSSGTEASGGTGTFTYQWEVSADNANWNPIAGATGLIYATGPLTATTYYRRRATSGTGTCSTAVSNVLTIVVQPFVTPSVSLAAPPTQCPGTALTFAAVATNVGPTPGFQWFVNNVAVASGPTFTSSTLVTGDQVRVEVTPTAGLCVTANLVAATVTVTRTPTPTPTLAITVQPNGPVCLGAPLTFSIASVTEAGLAPAYQWQVNGNDVNGAIGPVFTSTTLRDGQLVTLRLRTVNACGQSVTVVSNGVGVRIQPPVVVNAGPDKEILLGTSVVLEGTADGNYPVTWTPATGLTIPANDPLHPVAAPTATTTYTLSAGVGGCASSDQVTVTVRPPIRIPNAFTPNGDGRDDTWQIEFIEQFPDNTVNVFNRWGNKVFSVDNYSRANEWRGDINGQPAPVGTYYYVVVTKGPLGRSYAGSITVLY; encoded by the coding sequence ATGGGCTGGCTACTGGCGCTGCTGCTCCTGCTGGGTGGGGCCTCAGCGACCCTGGCGCAAACGGCTCCCCCGGCCCCGCCTGAGTGCGCGGCTGACGAGAAGTTTGCCAACACTTGGTACTTCGGCTACAAAGCGGGGCTTGACTTCAATAATCTCACGGTCGATTCTCTCAATCGTAGTTCCCTGCCCAAGGTGCTGACGGACGGGGCGATGGACGCCCCCGCTGGCTCGGGGGTGATGTCGGATAAAAACGGCAAAATCCTCTTTTATAGCAACGGCGAAACCGTTTGGAACGGCGACGGTACCGTGATGACCAATGGCACGGGCTTGGCTGGCAATCGCTTCACTACCGACGGCCCCCTGCCCCTTAAGATGCCGGGCATACCTATGCCGGGTCAACCGACGCGCTACCTGCTCTTCACCCTGAACAGCACCGTGGGCCTGAGCTACTCGGAAATAACCATTCCCGCGGGCGGTGGGCCGGGCACCGTCATACTCGCTACCAGAAATACGCCCCTGGCCCGTGGCACGGCGGAGAAGCTAACGGGCGTATTCCATAAAAACGGCTGTGATATCTGGGTCATCACGCACGGCTGGGGCGATGCCAAAACCGGCAATGATAACCGGGGCGATGCCTTTCTGGCCTATCGTGTGCAGCAAGCAGCCAACTATATAGGTCCGGTCCTCATCGACGCGCCCATTATTTCGACTATCGGCAGCTTGCACGCGCCGAGCAAGGCGGCTCTGGGCTACAAAGGCCAGATGAAGGTAACCCCCGATGGCCAGCGGCTGGCCCTGGCCCGCTACAGCGAAGTACTGGGCGACAGTAGCAGCACCGTCGAACTGTTCGGGTTTAATACCAACACGGGCACGGTGAGCGCGAATCCAATGGTTCCGTACATCGTGGACAAAGGCGCGGGGAAATACTACGGGGTTGGGTTTTCGCCCGGTAGCTACCTCTACGCAACGGTGATGAACCCGCCCAAGCTACTGCAATTCGATATCAGCGGCAATGGGCCGGTTCCCAAGCCGAAGGACATTCCACTTAAGCAGAAGACCCCCGCCGACCTGGGTTCCCTGCAAGCCGCACCCGATGGCAAGATTTACGTGGCCCGCAACAACCAGCCCGCGCTGGGCTTCATTACCTACCCCGACTCGCTGGGGGCCAAGGCCCGCTACGCCGACGACAGCCTGAAGCTGGGGGGGCGCCTGAGCGGCCTGGGCCTGGTCAACTTCAACCAAAGCTCGTTGCTGCAATTTGGCTTCGGGGCGCAGTCCACGGCTTGTTTGGAGATTACGTTTACGAGCCCGCCCGTCAATTTTGCCCTGGTGAGCTACTCCTGGGATTTTGGCGACGGTAGTCCTAAGTCGATGCTGGCTAATCCGCCCCACACCTTCCCCAGCGCGAAGAGTTACACGGTAACGCTCCTTATCACAACCGGCTGCTTTTGCCGGCAGATTCAGTTCCAGGTTCCAGTACCAGGGGCCCCCACACCGGGCAGCATCGGGGCGGCCCAAACGCTGTGCGGCGGGTCCACACCGGCCCCGCTCACCAGCACGGCCGCGCCCGGCGCCGGCACCGGGCAGTTCACGTTCCAGTGGCAGTCGTCGCCCGACAACACCACCTGGGCCGACATTAACGGTGCCAATGGCCCGGGTTTCGCGCCGGGGCCCCTCACCGTCACCACCTATTTCCGGCGGCTGGTGACCTCGGGCTTCTGCGCCCCGCGCACGCCCACGGCGTCCGTTGCCATCACCGTGCTGCCGGTGCTGACCGCTGGCAGCATTACCGCCGACCAAACCGTATGCGCGGGCAGCGGCGCCGTGCCCCTCATGAGCACCTCCCTGCCCATAGGTGGCACCGGCACATTCATTTATCAGTGGGAATCGTCGCCGGACAACATTGCCTGGACGGCCATTGCTGGCGCTACGAACGCAACCTTCGTACCCGGAATCCTCGCCGCCACCACCTACTTCCGCCGCCGGGTGACGTCGGGGCCCTGCGGCGCGGTATCCAACGCCGTGAAGCTGACCGTGCTGCCTGCCCTGTTGGCCGGCACTATTGCGGCCAACCAAGCCATCTGCCTCGGCGCGGCGCCGGCGCCCCTCACCAGCGAAACGCCGGCCACGGGCGGCCCGGGGCCCATTGCCTATCAGTGGGAATTCTCCCCGGACAATGCGACCTGGACTGCTATTAACGGGGCTACCGGGCTGGCTTACGCGCCGGGCTCGCTCGGCTCCACCGCTTACTTCCGCCGCCGGGCGAGTTCGCCCGGTACCTGCGCCCCGGTTTTCTCCAACGTCGTGGTCATCACCGTGGCCCCGGCACTGGCGGCCGGCACCATCGGCAGCCCCCAGGGGCTGTGTCCGGGCGCTACCCCCGCCCCCCTCACCAGCACGGCGGGGGCCAGTGGCGGTACGGGCACGTATGCTTACCAGTGGGAATCGTCGCCGAACAACAGTACCTGGACGCCCATTGCCGGCGCCACCGGCGCCGACTACGCGCCCGGCCCGCTCACAGCCACCACCTACTACCGGCGCCGGGCAACATCGGGGGTTTGCGGCCTGGAATATTCGTCCTCCGTTGCCCTGACGCTGTTGCCACCGCTGAACGCGGGCAGCATCTCGGCCAGCCAGACCATCTGCACCGGCACCGCGCCCTCTTCATTTTCCAGCGGTACCGAGGCCAGCGGCGGCACGGGCACTTTTACTTACCAATGGGAAGTGTCGGCAGATAATGCCAACTGGAACCCCATCGCCGGGGCCACCGGCCTTATTTACGCGACTGGGCCACTCACGGCCACCACCTACTACCGGCGCCGGGCAACGTCGGGCACGGGCACCTGTTCCACAGCGGTTTCCAACGTGCTGACGATAGTTGTGCAGCCCTTCGTGACGCCCAGCGTGAGCCTGGCGGCGCCGCCCACGCAATGCCCCGGCACGGCCCTCACCTTCGCGGCTGTGGCCACGAACGTGGGCCCCACGCCTGGTTTTCAATGGTTCGTCAACAACGTGGCCGTGGCCAGCGGGCCCACGTTCACGAGCAGCACGCTGGTGACCGGTGACCAGGTGCGGGTGGAAGTAACGCCCACGGCGGGGCTGTGCGTCACGGCAAACCTGGTCGCGGCTACGGTCACAGTGACGCGCACGCCGACGCCCACGCCCACACTCGCCATCACTGTACAGCCCAACGGACCCGTGTGCCTGGGCGCACCACTCACGTTCAGCATCGCCAGCGTGACGGAGGCCGGCCTGGCCCCCGCCTACCAATGGCAGGTGAACGGCAACGACGTGAACGGGGCCATAGGGCCGGTCTTCACCAGCACAACGCTGCGCGACGGCCAGCTCGTGACGCTGCGCCTGCGCACCGTTAACGCCTGCGGACAGTCCGTAACGGTGGTGTCCAACGGCGTGGGCGTGCGCATTCAGCCGCCGGTAGTGGTGAATGCGGGCCCCGATAAGGAGATTCTGCTGGGCACATCCGTGGTGCTGGAAGGCACTGCCGACGGCAACTACCCCGTGACGTGGACGCCCGCCACGGGGCTAACTATTCCGGCCAACGACCCGCTGCACCCCGTGGCCGCGCCCACGGCCACCACTACCTACACCCTCTCGGCCGGGGTCGGCGGCTGCGCCAGCTCCGATCAGGTGACCGTGACCGTGCGCCCGCCCATCCGCATCCCCAACGCCTTCACGCCCAACGGCGACGGCCGCGATGACACCTGGCAGATTGAGTTCATCGAGCAGTTTCCCGACAACACTGTGAACGTGTTCAACCGCTGGGGCAACAAGGTTTTCTCGGTCGATAACTACAGCCGGGCCAACGAGTGGCGCGGCGACATCAACGGCCAGCCCGCGCCGGTAGGCACGTATTACTACGTCGTCGTGACGAAGGGGCCCCTGGGCCGTTCCTACGCCGGATCGATTACGGTTCTGTATTAA